The genomic DNA TACTGCTCATCATCGTTATGTTTGGTGATCACTGTTACTTTCTCAGAAACCaaataagcagaataaaaatgAGCACTGAACAGGCCAATCTTAGAGATACATGCAGCAGCCTGCAAAGCTTCCATGAACAGTTTGGTCACAGAGTTGGTGATATTTCCAAAATTATCGATCAAGTCAGCCTTGGTCATTCCAATTCCAGTATCCACAATAGTGAGTCTTCGATCTTGTTTGTTTGGTATAAGGTTAAATGCAGCTGTTTCCCAGAGTCTAATTTACTGGGATCCGTCAAGCTCTCATTCCGGATTTTGTCCAATGCATCTGATAAATTTGAAATGAGCTCGCTCAGAAAGATCTCTTTGTCCAAGTGGAAAGTATTGATGATCAAAGACATCAGCTGGGCAATTTCTGCCTGAAAGGTGAATGTCTCAACCTCCTCCTCCGCTGTCGGTTGGTCTTGGGTCTGCGTTTCCTCAGGCATCTTGGTTAAGGGACAGCACGGGCTCCACAGTGCAGCAGCACCAGGACGCTGAAGCAACTCTAAATATCAATAGCATTTCCATATACAAATAACAActtagctgaaaaagaaatcaagaaaacaattacatttatgataacattaaaaacaaaatgttagaataaatttaaccaaggaggtaaaaacCTGTaggctaaaaaatacaaaacattaataaCATAGattgaagaagatacaaataaatggagagatatctaatgtttatttctcagaataattgatattgttaaaatgtgta from Papio anubis isolate 15944 unplaced genomic scaffold, Panubis1.0 scaffold6687, whole genome shotgun sequence includes the following:
- the LOC116273428 gene encoding LOW QUALITY PROTEIN: heat shock protein HSP 90-alpha A2-like (The sequence of the model RefSeq protein was modified relative to this genomic sequence to represent the inferred CDS: inserted 1 base in 1 codon); protein product: MPEETQTQDQPTAEEEVETFTFQAEIAQLMSLIINTFHLDKEIFLSELISNLSDALDKIRNESLTDPSKLDSGKQLHXNLIPNKQDRRLTIVDTGIGMTKADLIDNFGNITNSVTKLFMEALQAAACISKIGLFSAHFYSAYLVSEKVTVITKHNDD